The Sandaracinaceae bacterium genome has a window encoding:
- a CDS encoding helix-turn-helix transcriptional regulator: MDLDAVMDGAADVVGDDDLAHVASALARYMGAERSLVFHYAEEGFPSFLDSDLASEMRRGYGPRHLDEDPIHPWMRSLTPRLVTTTESLDRSAFERSFAYRDFYRRAGVERLMGVWLTERRYGQPGMLGILLTKRGAPFDHARAKRLETARRPLRAIARRLEKTRALREETDVLAALVARGRHEHDVLLDAAGRMRFCGARAEDILSRRMLRSLSAEVRDAVRPGGGPRGDALRLQLGPAVSASLVPVPGLASGPWVCATVHEVESAAPALTPAELRVLKRLDATGGSNAELGRDLGVATETVRTHLKRILVKLDARNRTHALARARERGVLLP; the protein is encoded by the coding sequence ATGGACCTCGATGCTGTCATGGACGGCGCCGCCGACGTGGTGGGAGACGACGATCTCGCGCACGTCGCGAGCGCCCTCGCCCGGTACATGGGCGCCGAGCGCAGCCTCGTGTTCCACTACGCGGAGGAGGGCTTCCCCTCGTTCCTCGACTCCGACCTCGCGTCCGAGATGCGGCGAGGATACGGGCCCCGCCACCTCGACGAAGATCCCATTCACCCCTGGATGCGAAGCCTCACTCCCCGCCTGGTGACAACGACCGAGTCCCTGGACCGGAGCGCCTTCGAGCGCTCCTTCGCCTACCGCGACTTCTATCGTCGAGCCGGCGTGGAGCGCCTGATGGGAGTGTGGCTCACCGAGCGCCGCTACGGACAGCCAGGCATGCTCGGCATCCTCCTCACCAAGCGGGGCGCGCCGTTCGACCACGCGCGCGCCAAGCGGCTCGAGACGGCGCGGCGCCCCCTGCGGGCGATCGCCCGTCGACTCGAGAAGACCCGGGCCCTGCGTGAGGAGACAGACGTCCTGGCGGCGCTGGTCGCGCGTGGGCGCCACGAGCACGATGTCTTGCTCGACGCCGCAGGCCGCATGCGCTTCTGCGGCGCCAGGGCCGAAGACATCCTGTCGCGGCGCATGCTGCGCTCGCTCTCGGCCGAAGTACGCGACGCCGTTCGTCCTGGGGGCGGTCCGCGCGGGGACGCGCTGCGGTTGCAGCTCGGGCCCGCCGTGAGCGCTTCGCTCGTACCAGTGCCGGGGCTCGCGAGCGGGCCCTGGGTGTGCGCAACCGTTCACGAGGTCGAGTCCGCCGCCCCCGCGCTCACACCCGCGGAGCTGCGCGTCTTGAAGCGGTTGGACGCCACGGGCGGGTCCAACGCGGAGCTCGGAAGAGACCTCGGCGTCGCGACCGAGACGGTCCGCACCCACCTGAAGCGCATCCTCGTGAAGCTCGATGCGCGAAATCGGACTCACGCGCTCGCCAGAGCGAGGGAGCGAGGCGTCCTGCTTCCTTGA
- a CDS encoding PPC domain-containing protein — translation MARPLESSSALFVLLVACGSPSAEMDATIGDPRDGGASDAADAANPRDAHVDAGRCLEVTSVEAFRLDVDDDTGMRIRARFSPEVEGEPWDLYVWFQRFGDSTFDGEVALGVEPNDNFPDCPHCVVALRGFDLTRGFFARSGTMELHGTPFDGRVSLTLRDVVLAEVTIGPSDDPIPSLRSTWVEDGGCLLLPTVTVEQAFPPSDWRCSPDLYGEGEGCDCDCGAWDPDCSACDPFADPSCDPTVVAPTRRCSTGEVCSLDASCVASCQTTPCRSGACAYWIDGQRICVQGAEWLDAAVVGEDCRQTGRLHYCDVLDGVARGVCAWWDSRLDGPAAPLRCWAACERDAECGVDETCVGLFTAPEADGPGYCQPRQPPDWTCAPSAFDDGVTCDCACGTWDPDCGDPYGAPMTSPRCGAGDVCVLSDENHPATPGECVPRPSNDTCDSAEPLALDVDVSGTTRGAGPTYLASACFPFGREGFDVVYALSLTAGQRLRVDATPTDPRFDLALYLVGPGDAASCDGDPSCAATADAAGRGGAEALRFTAAASGTYHLVVDSYAPRSSAFVLRATLE, via the coding sequence ATGGCGCGGCCCCTCGAGAGCTCGAGCGCGCTCTTCGTGCTGCTCGTCGCGTGCGGCAGCCCCTCGGCGGAGATGGACGCGACGATCGGAGATCCCCGCGATGGCGGCGCCTCGGACGCAGCCGACGCGGCGAACCCGCGGGACGCGCACGTCGACGCGGGTCGATGCCTCGAGGTCACGTCGGTCGAGGCCTTCCGACTCGACGTCGACGACGACACCGGCATGCGGATCCGGGCGCGCTTCTCACCCGAGGTCGAGGGCGAGCCCTGGGACCTGTACGTCTGGTTCCAGCGCTTCGGCGACTCGACCTTCGACGGCGAGGTGGCGCTCGGCGTCGAGCCGAACGACAACTTCCCCGACTGTCCACATTGTGTCGTCGCGCTGCGAGGCTTCGACCTGACGCGAGGCTTCTTCGCGCGGTCCGGCACGATGGAGCTCCACGGCACGCCCTTCGACGGCCGGGTGAGTCTCACGCTGCGCGACGTGGTCCTCGCGGAGGTCACGATCGGCCCCAGCGACGACCCGATCCCGTCCCTCCGCTCGACCTGGGTCGAGGACGGCGGCTGCCTCCTCCTGCCGACCGTCACCGTCGAGCAGGCCTTCCCGCCGAGCGACTGGAGGTGCTCCCCCGATCTCTACGGCGAGGGCGAGGGCTGCGACTGCGACTGCGGCGCGTGGGATCCGGACTGCTCCGCGTGCGACCCCTTCGCCGATCCGAGCTGCGATCCCACGGTCGTCGCGCCGACGCGCCGATGCTCGACGGGCGAGGTCTGCAGCCTCGACGCGAGCTGCGTCGCGTCCTGCCAGACGACGCCGTGCCGGAGCGGCGCCTGCGCGTACTGGATCGACGGGCAGCGCATCTGCGTGCAGGGCGCGGAGTGGCTCGACGCCGCCGTCGTCGGCGAGGACTGCCGGCAGACGGGCAGGCTCCACTACTGCGACGTGCTGGACGGAGTCGCGCGCGGCGTCTGCGCGTGGTGGGACTCGCGCCTCGACGGGCCAGCCGCCCCGCTCCGATGCTGGGCCGCCTGCGAGCGGGACGCGGAGTGTGGCGTCGACGAGACCTGTGTCGGGCTGTTCACCGCGCCCGAGGCGGACGGCCCGGGGTACTGCCAGCCGCGCCAGCCGCCCGACTGGACCTGCGCCCCTTCGGCGTTCGACGACGGCGTGACCTGCGACTGCGCCTGCGGGACATGGGACCCGGACTGCGGCGACCCCTACGGCGCGCCGATGACCTCACCCCGCTGCGGCGCGGGCGACGTGTGCGTGCTCTCGGACGAGAACCACCCCGCCACCCCGGGCGAGTGCGTGCCGCGCCCGAGCAACGACACTTGTGACAGCGCGGAGCCCCTGGCCCTGGACGTCGACGTGTCGGGGACCACCCGAGGTGCCGGGCCGACCTACCTCGCGAGCGCGTGCTTCCCGTTCGGCCGCGAGGGCTTCGACGTGGTCTACGCGCTGTCCCTGACCGCCGGTCAGCGGCTCCGCGTCGACGCGACCCCGACCGACCCGCGCTTCGACCTCGCGCTCTACCTCGTCGGCCCCGGGGACGCGGCCAGCTGCGACGGGGATCCGTCCTGCGCCGCGACCGCCGACGCCGCGGGGCGCGGCGGCGCCGAGGCGCTGAGGTTCACGGCGGCCGCGAGCGGCACCTACCACCTCGTGGTCGACTCCTACGCGCCGCGCTCGAGCGCCTTCGTGCTGCGCGCGACCCTGGAGTAG
- a CDS encoding alpha/beta fold hydrolase, with amino-acid sequence MRPVTALALGVGLFSLAACAGAPPRSVPVDFGQGPIALEGFAPCSDAPSSGVDLSSDDPLVVIVHGCFASGAQFRVMSELFELNGQRTICFNYDDRHSLRATGRTLRRGLDTIRRRAPSREITLLGHSQGGLISRVALSEVDGSDEEGGDLHLVTVSSPFSGIAAAEHCGFVWLHVLSFGITPGICQAITGHKWTEIHPSARLWQQPRPLHAMVTSHVQILTDEVGACRRVDDAGACAEDDLVFSLREQRNEELEADDRFRSRVLTVGHSAVTGSDGSLPRALIDALQREGVLERPAPERALAFERLVQRIF; translated from the coding sequence ATGCGTCCCGTGACCGCGCTCGCCCTCGGAGTCGGGCTCTTCAGCCTCGCGGCGTGCGCGGGCGCGCCGCCTCGATCGGTGCCCGTCGACTTCGGTCAGGGGCCCATCGCGCTCGAAGGGTTCGCGCCGTGCTCGGACGCCCCCTCGTCCGGGGTGGACCTGAGCTCCGACGATCCGCTCGTGGTGATCGTGCACGGCTGCTTCGCCTCGGGGGCGCAATTTCGCGTGATGTCGGAGCTGTTCGAGCTGAACGGCCAGCGCACGATCTGCTTCAACTACGACGATCGGCACAGCCTGCGGGCGACGGGCAGGACCCTGCGGCGCGGGTTGGACACCATTCGCCGTCGAGCGCCGAGCCGGGAGATCACGCTGCTGGGGCACAGCCAGGGCGGGCTGATCTCGCGCGTCGCGCTCTCCGAGGTGGATGGATCGGACGAGGAGGGCGGAGACCTCCACCTGGTCACGGTGTCTTCACCCTTCTCGGGCATCGCGGCCGCGGAGCACTGCGGCTTCGTCTGGCTGCACGTGCTGTCCTTCGGGATCACGCCCGGGATCTGCCAGGCGATCACGGGTCACAAGTGGACCGAGATCCACCCGTCAGCGCGGCTCTGGCAACAGCCGCGCCCGCTGCACGCGATGGTCACCAGCCACGTGCAGATCCTCACCGACGAGGTTGGGGCTTGCAGGCGCGTGGACGACGCGGGCGCGTGCGCGGAGGACGACCTGGTCTTCTCGCTGCGCGAGCAGCGCAACGAAGAGCTCGAAGCCGACGACCGGTTCCGCTCGCGCGTGCTGACGGTGGGGCACTCCGCGGTCACGGGGAGCGACGGCAGCCTCCCGCGGGCCCTCATCGACGCGCTTCAACGAGAGGGCGTGCTCGAGCGTCCGGCCCCGGAGCGGGCGCTCGCGTTCGAGCGCCTGGTCCAGCGGATCTTCTGA
- a CDS encoding AgmX/PglI C-terminal domain-containing protein has translation MTSVDLELCWGEERLACSSHAVDAVLTPGGPFPTMRPLAPDGDAFVLFVPPRARGWLHTANGWRDLSTLRVLGCLAPDPACPGGARIRLRLLRDARGMEDGVVLVRRVDAWLEIEGWWLRVSLGDDVAAPPRTNRRALGRGLLFAALSLSCFGGVLTAFASVEPRHAQLDLERLAATRLRLPPVRTSPEARATPTRETKHDVDPAPNGAPPSVEPPIAAPALERRDRRARGPRSTRGARAAEGAPLPRLRAAVDSFATLGSPRQRRSGGASAPLGERDSWLALATLTGYGGPDRETMRASAERGPSWFGAGFGDGRLRPRPRPRRSGVVLPQHRPMMHCDARWRDQRGRPSCHPGSLLRQAVRAVVRRELPALTFCYERGRDRVPSLSGRLAVSWRLTDSGAAEDVRVVESSLPDDLVTACVLSAIRGWRFPSGHGGARVHYPFVFRVRTRTAR, from the coding sequence GTGACGAGCGTCGACCTGGAGCTCTGCTGGGGCGAGGAGCGGCTCGCGTGCTCGAGCCACGCCGTCGACGCGGTCCTCACCCCCGGCGGACCGTTCCCGACCATGCGCCCGCTCGCGCCCGACGGCGACGCCTTCGTCCTCTTCGTCCCGCCGCGGGCGCGCGGCTGGCTGCACACCGCCAACGGCTGGCGTGACCTGTCGACCCTGCGGGTGCTGGGCTGCCTCGCGCCCGACCCGGCGTGCCCGGGCGGCGCGCGGATCCGTCTCCGTCTCCTCCGCGACGCGCGCGGGATGGAGGACGGCGTGGTGCTCGTACGCCGCGTGGACGCGTGGCTCGAGATCGAGGGCTGGTGGCTGCGGGTGTCGCTCGGCGACGACGTGGCGGCGCCGCCCCGCACCAACCGGCGCGCCCTCGGCCGAGGGCTGCTCTTCGCGGCCCTCTCCCTCTCCTGCTTCGGCGGGGTGCTGACCGCGTTCGCGTCCGTCGAGCCCCGTCACGCCCAGCTCGATCTGGAGCGGCTCGCGGCGACGAGGCTGCGGCTGCCTCCCGTCCGGACCTCGCCGGAGGCCCGCGCGACACCGACGCGGGAGACCAAGCACGACGTCGACCCGGCGCCGAACGGCGCGCCCCCGTCGGTGGAGCCGCCCATCGCCGCGCCCGCCCTCGAGCGCCGAGATCGTCGCGCGCGCGGTCCCCGTTCGACGCGCGGCGCCCGCGCGGCCGAGGGCGCGCCGCTCCCCCGTCTGCGCGCCGCGGTCGACTCCTTCGCGACCCTCGGGTCGCCACGTCAACGGCGAAGCGGAGGCGCCTCCGCGCCGCTCGGCGAGCGAGACTCCTGGCTCGCGCTCGCCACGCTCACCGGCTACGGCGGGCCCGATCGAGAGACGATGCGTGCCTCCGCAGAGCGTGGCCCGTCGTGGTTCGGGGCCGGCTTCGGCGACGGTCGGCTGCGACCTCGGCCGCGACCGCGGCGCAGCGGCGTGGTGCTCCCGCAGCACCGGCCGATGATGCACTGCGACGCTCGCTGGCGCGATCAGCGCGGCCGCCCGTCCTGTCACCCCGGCAGCCTGCTGCGTCAGGCGGTCCGCGCGGTCGTTCGCCGGGAGCTCCCCGCGCTGACCTTCTGCTACGAGCGCGGCCGCGATCGCGTCCCGTCCCTGAGCGGTCGCCTCGCGGTCTCGTGGCGCCTCACCGACAGCGGCGCGGCAGAGGACGTGCGCGTCGTCGAGAGCTCCCTCCCCGACGACCTCGTCACCGCCTGCGTGCTGAGCGCCATCCGCGGCTGGCGTTTCCCGAGCGGCCACGGCGGCGCGCGCGTCCACTATCCGTTCGTGTTCCGCGTCCGCACGCGGACCGCGCGCTGA
- a CDS encoding alpha/beta hydrolase: MSLTLFHQDNADNRAVLRACTTLGGGFRPRPWARNAHAQIGLLLQHEQASPRIAWDRVERLEMTDGGVVSLQWLGSEDREGPVALLMPTITGDGDALRDLVRHLRATLGWTVVICNRRGHAGVPLTTPRFNTMGDVADLRAQIAHVRSVRPEAALFAIGVSAGSGLLARYLGETPDTPVVAAAMHCPGYDLESLFDHAHPLYSRLMARRVRRYFLEANAGVLGDHPDYEACVTSRDLAELHRRAHGLAGFATRAEFLRASNPMGVAHDITIPMLVLNAEDDPVCNIRIVDRARRSLVDALPHGILAITRWGSHCAHLYGVRRRTSWANRVLTEYVGVQAELAT; encoded by the coding sequence GTGAGCCTCACCCTCTTTCATCAAGACAACGCCGACAACCGAGCGGTGCTGCGCGCGTGCACGACTCTGGGCGGCGGCTTTCGGCCGCGGCCCTGGGCCCGCAACGCGCACGCGCAGATCGGTCTCCTCCTTCAGCACGAGCAGGCTTCGCCGCGGATCGCGTGGGATCGCGTCGAGCGCCTCGAGATGACGGACGGCGGGGTGGTCTCGCTACAGTGGCTCGGGAGCGAGGACCGCGAAGGCCCCGTCGCGCTGCTCATGCCGACGATCACCGGCGACGGAGACGCGCTGCGGGATCTCGTTCGCCACCTGCGCGCGACGCTCGGCTGGACAGTGGTGATCTGCAACCGGCGCGGACACGCGGGCGTGCCCCTGACGACGCCTCGGTTCAACACGATGGGCGACGTCGCCGACCTCAGGGCGCAGATCGCGCACGTGCGCTCGGTGCGCCCGGAGGCCGCGCTCTTCGCGATCGGGGTCTCGGCCGGGTCCGGGCTGCTCGCGCGCTATCTCGGGGAGACGCCGGACACCCCCGTCGTGGCGGCGGCGATGCACTGCCCCGGCTACGACCTCGAGTCGCTCTTCGATCACGCGCACCCGCTCTACAGCCGCCTCATGGCGCGCCGCGTTCGGCGCTACTTCCTCGAGGCGAACGCCGGCGTGCTCGGCGACCACCCCGACTACGAAGCGTGCGTGACGTCGCGAGATCTCGCCGAGCTCCACCGGCGGGCGCACGGCCTCGCGGGCTTCGCGACCCGGGCCGAGTTCCTGCGCGCCTCGAACCCGATGGGCGTCGCCCACGACATCACGATCCCGATGCTCGTGCTCAACGCCGAAGACGACCCGGTGTGCAACATCCGCATCGTCGACCGCGCGCGCCGCTCGCTCGTCGACGCGCTCCCGCACGGCATCCTCGCCATCACGCGCTGGGGCAGCCACTGCGCGCATCTCTATGGCGTGCGGCGCCGGACGAGCTGGGCGAACCGGGTCCTCACCGAGTACGTGGGCGTGCAGGCCGAGCTGGCGACATAG
- a CDS encoding DUF2867 domain-containing protein: MRVDEETHRARPFRVHALARDFDLLDVWRFDVEGGPDGLARFCDQHERSLITGELVDSRVAAALFSLRLWLGRVFGWDEGAAQSIPGCTETSVRDRMPVEARAEPGDGMLFERVYRTDREALYEISNDTVHALMHFGWVERGDGRWGPEMAVYVKPRGWFGRAYMRVIDPLRHLVVYPALMRTVRRRWTAA; the protein is encoded by the coding sequence ATGAGAGTCGACGAAGAGACCCACCGCGCCCGTCCGTTTCGTGTGCATGCGCTCGCGCGCGACTTCGATCTGCTCGACGTCTGGCGTTTCGACGTGGAGGGGGGCCCCGATGGCCTGGCGCGCTTCTGCGATCAGCACGAGCGGAGCCTCATCACGGGGGAGCTCGTCGACTCGCGGGTCGCGGCCGCGCTGTTCTCGCTGCGCTTGTGGCTCGGTCGCGTGTTCGGCTGGGACGAGGGTGCGGCGCAGTCCATTCCAGGCTGCACGGAGACCTCGGTCCGGGATCGCATGCCGGTGGAGGCGCGCGCCGAGCCGGGGGACGGCATGCTGTTCGAGCGCGTCTACCGCACGGACCGCGAGGCCCTGTACGAGATCTCGAACGACACCGTGCACGCCCTGATGCACTTCGGCTGGGTGGAGCGAGGCGACGGACGCTGGGGCCCCGAGATGGCGGTCTACGTCAAGCCGCGTGGCTGGTTCGGGCGCGCCTACATGCGCGTCATCGATCCGCTGCGGCACCTGGTGGTGTACCCGGCGCTGATGCGCACGGTCCGGCGCCGTTGGACCGCCGCCTGA